Proteins from a genomic interval of Neisseria arctica:
- a CDS encoding M23 family metallopeptidase, translated as MTKQTINLLGRFWHNKPTRWSLLGILLPVSGIMTAYAVTEPLPRPNLYQAERVVEELPAVFVDAGTYQGSYWTEEAVRPGDTLTEVLNRLNVPAASIKQVLAKSPVDTKLKQLRAGQTISVRLDSTGDVTDIQFFNDDDNGERNLVAIEKVNGKWQASASELPMESMPSLRSVIVRTSARGAMAQVGIPVEVRESLSEIFADLFDLNTLKSGDTIRLLYNSLYFRGQEMATGDILAAEIVKDGKTYQAYYFGQEDDQGGSYYDQNGKALQQKENFSVQPVAYSRISSPYGVRFHPVLRTVRMHTGIDYAAPIGTPIKAPADGTLTFKGWQGGYGNTVVLRHSNGVETLYAHMSAFSTASGKVRAGEIIGYVGSTGRSTGPHLHYEARINGQPVNPTTVALPTPKLDQINMAAFRKQQQQASNTLAAVRNLPVTVAQVD; from the coding sequence GTGACCAAACAAACGATTAATCTTTTAGGCCGCTTTTGGCATAACAAACCAACACGCTGGTCGCTGCTAGGCATCTTGCTACCCGTATCCGGCATCATGACAGCCTACGCTGTAACCGAGCCGTTGCCCCGACCCAACCTTTACCAAGCTGAACGTGTAGTGGAAGAACTTCCGGCTGTTTTCGTCGACGCCGGAACCTATCAGGGCAGTTATTGGACGGAAGAAGCCGTCCGCCCCGGAGATACGCTCACCGAAGTATTGAACCGCCTCAACGTACCCGCCGCCAGCATCAAACAAGTATTGGCCAAAAGCCCTGTCGACACCAAACTCAAGCAGCTGCGTGCAGGCCAAACCATTAGTGTGCGTTTGGACTCTACCGGCGACGTTACCGATATCCAGTTTTTCAATGACGACGATAACGGCGAGCGCAACCTCGTCGCCATCGAAAAAGTAAACGGCAAATGGCAGGCATCCGCTTCGGAACTACCGATGGAAAGCATGCCCTCACTGCGTTCGGTGATTGTCCGTACTTCTGCACGCGGAGCGATGGCACAAGTCGGCATACCGGTGGAGGTGCGCGAATCTTTAAGCGAGATTTTCGCTGATCTTTTTGATCTGAACACGCTCAAAAGCGGCGATACCATCCGCTTGCTTTACAACAGCCTTTATTTCCGCGGCCAAGAGATGGCTACCGGCGATATTTTGGCTGCCGAAATCGTGAAAGACGGTAAAACCTATCAGGCTTATTATTTCGGTCAAGAAGATGACCAAGGCGGCAGTTACTACGACCAAAATGGTAAGGCGCTGCAGCAAAAAGAAAACTTCAGTGTACAGCCCGTAGCCTACAGCCGCATCTCCTCACCTTACGGCGTTCGCTTCCATCCCGTATTACGCACCGTCAGAATGCATACCGGTATTGATTATGCCGCTCCAATCGGAACACCCATTAAGGCTCCGGCAGACGGCACATTAACCTTCAAAGGCTGGCAGGGCGGTTACGGAAATACTGTTGTTTTGCGCCATAGCAACGGCGTAGAAACCCTCTATGCCCACATGAGCGCATTTTCTACTGCCAGCGGCAAAGTACGCGCCGGCGAAATCATCGGTTATGTCGGCAGCACCGGTCGTTCCACCGGCCCTCATCTACACTATGAAGCCCGAATCAACGGCCAACCGGTCAACCCAACCACTGTTGCCCTACCGACACCGAAGCTCGATCAAATCAATATGGCAGCCTTCCGCAAACAACAACAGCAAGCCAGCAATACCTTGGCAGCCGTACGCAACCTTCCGGTAACCGTTGCCCAAGTAGATTAA